Proteins found in one Methylobacter sp. S3L5C genomic segment:
- a CDS encoding filamentous haemagglutinin family protein — MSHKTPLILLKPVENLFRLKPLVAYMRVVIAGGLFAGVVVPTHAELPVPVVAGGFVSSGSATNTIIGNTLRIDQQSDKAILNWQSFNVGKENTVQFVQPGSSSIALNRINQADPSQIFGQIIANGQVYLYNQNGFVFGKDSVVNTNSLLASTLNITDEAFNQGITRVFDDNNGEAALAIEPMKSGATMDPKTARILIEAGAKIHTDKSGRIIIVAPTIDNKGSLSSDNQGQIILAASQDKVYLQAASTDSPFAGLVVEVDTGGTVTNAGDILAKQGNITMAGFAVNQQGRLSATTSVNVNGSIRLLAQEGHGKLGDQLISTSTTRGAALDDGLGTKATVTFAPGSVTQVIADANGGTAIDEQLQPESYLEVSANTVNLQSGSAIKVTGGKVDITATDNLADPTLGHSGRIYVESGALIDVSGTKGVVAPMARNVGQVSVQSYELRDAPLQRTGVLKGETINVDLRKPTSIVDISGALARITRGIDERLGIGGQINLTASGDVIINDGANIDISGGSVIYQDGYINTTKLMNDFGGIVDISDADPNEHYQAIFGVVTENHQKWGVTTVYNILDQFGPGLFQKGYVEGKDAGAINIKAPLMTWNGNLSAGTSISEVQRSIANMPVGGTFAVDLSVFQSLQNVLFQTDKNNLQIALNDKFPKQTNNKPIDLVLTEALFKGTGVANVSVKSWGNSTLSAGASIEMTPGGTISLEASSINIDGTIKAAGGTINLTAATNDLINLVTATNDVLLKPGLVTIAEKAVLDVSGAWVNDFQQGLNATPTDLLTIDGGKITIKAGGDLLADVGSVMRADGGGWLNSVGKLAPGDGGAINLAAVGSSGTPSMLRINSDLSAYGLTKSGELSLSSDKIIVGTANSATDDVKHALVLGVSNNNFNLLPDMGFSAVNLDANTGDLKVKGDAALDLKTKNLELKDGFRGMKTGSSIRDFTDIVLLPENLRSPLSLTLAGTTGVSVESGSSIVADKGSTIGLQVTSGSIFVDGVIKTAGGNINLNIDTAPQLEYDATQAIWLGKNAWLSVTGDTRLNPVDVLGRRTGTVMDGGKITLDGTRGYVILEHGSLIDVSGTQRVLDIQQADASGFSNNYMATPIASNAGTVSIKAAEGIVLDGTIQGFGGSATTHGARLDVAMDRSSRSPLAGATNFPDGSFDFTIVQTGQSTLDKSVKFGDVIPVALNGQAIISADKIAQGGISDFRLISSIKNTTPVKVSFLGDVNLTTNERISIDAQRLEWANDKTSGTVNLNTAYLTIGSSLSREVLDLPTTGAGKLTANTQWTELFGATRWDAFSDITLKSTHDLRAVGVRNGEQRDFLGALVTAANLNLQASQIYPSTLSSFTFAIKNNPTGDISITGINTDASPLSAGGALNFTAPFINQKGVIKAPLGTINLTATKQLTLGEGSLTSVSAANLLIPFGVAAGGLDWLYPLDSSRNLLKNTPPEKQVILNAPDINLTKGSVIDISGGGDLQAYEFQPGAGGSYDYLQPGSASYQGGFAIMPSLGTQIAPFDQYESVGTAAFAPGSTIYLNGSSQLAAGQYTILPAHYALLPGAFLITPQANSQDRSFASYTKDGLPIVSGYQMLAGTSVQDSRTSAYKIETSAQVKIQSQYDIQTANNFAEQYALRNETSVPLLPMDSGQISIVAQTKLLLDGTIKSAAPGGRGARMDIAADNIEVVTSLDSINTQGTLQILDSALNNLKVDSLLLGGARKRNVDGSTDVSVTANMVSFDSGTQLMVTDLIAAAKQKVEVKTGATLEAKGSVNAGDSIVNIINVTGTTPDTYNDGAFLRLSADKQIILNRASITGNNGELVIESGATLKASKSMLLDASQSSRLEGDILMNGGSLNLGANAINLGDVAGFTGNALNLSNQKLLNLSVDELILNSRGTIGFHGNVGQVDAPIKFDRLVINAAGFSGFGSSGQAVSLEANDLVLANPFSVIATTTGNGLGGLDLLATNFTQGAGTFAVNGFNTVNVNAKNGFITNGNSGLTVASDLNLNAGYLTATSGSSFKLDASGHNLNVNGNGSAISAVSPGYGGAMEFIADTIAFDANALLPSGKLNLHALVGNMAVGSAANIDLAGRAVIFADTIDYTPGGTFTAIADNGAVTLASGSKLDVSTGGGSATGGNLVLKAPKQTVTLAGQIKASGGSAEFDVSTFSGSSNFDSLMGVLNNAGIDSSIYFHSRDADIVQTATNIINANNVTLVADKGAVDLFGQTHVNGVDQGGKISVYAGGKITLENGSQLTATGAKGGKVLLSSVDGDGTGTRDGIELKDGSLIDVSGATVGGDVTLRALRVGNDINIQPIAGTVKGAARFYAEGVKKYSNADLNSDGQINANDIANIQNDTAVYMTNMDNVATRLGHGISLTPGVEIDYTGALALSDKWDLVDWRYNSNAGNLVIRASEGLTMSQSLTDGFKDQSIFYDKDWFGSMRTFEIPIADKLQSGNSWSYTLVSGADLSTADNQVAPYKNDLVIGSGATVRTGSGDMKLIAGRDITFTDGSSTVYNGGKPTDKDPYGSLTSNFLDSFLYAEFPVAGGDLSLVAGGNINGTSGTQGSSYFNDWLLRTGNTLLENGPTVWGVALGYRPEVYSQSPFQQNIGSFGGGNVLIQAKGNISNLDVMMPTTGKQTGTICTVNCSSEASFITNQVEINGGGNMQVKAGGDIAGGTYYLGKGAGLISADGSVTGGSQFTKGPQLLTGDTQFSVYAGKDVNLTGVSDSMILGNSDVNFFSYTDASALTVKSLTGSVNLNSDATVISNLYGFSSDTQSLAQIYPGSLYVSAFSGNIDLKQNIVLFPSATGQLNLLAEQNITSMLGIALGMSDGNKSLLPDAYTLMASGSAATLMVNRIYPFAVYPENLNHATIPIHTGDQEPVRVITRSGDIENINFNLAKKSLIKAGRDIKNLTLAIQNISPSDVSLLEAGRDITYTSGRNPTTGGLLANDAKVEFSGPGEVLVKSGRNIDLGASGGLSTVGNVYNSNLANKGANLTVIAGANSQVNYAGFINTYLKDSAKYKVAFDKASTLITGFMRERLNQPILSDVDALKAFTVLTEDQYVAIQPQLSALVLPVMFNEVNLSGSAAAAATSDSAKKAFYESGTAAINALFPDSNWKGDLSLFFSKIQTVDGGDINLLVPGGQINAGLAVSFTGAKPSSELGIVVQREGNINAVVNNDFLVNTSRVFALDGGDIQIWSSTGNIDAGKGAKSAIAAPPPKISFDTNGNLVIEFPAIVSGSGIRTAASSSGAIPGNVSLFAPIGVVNAGEAGIGGTNVTISATAVLGANNIQVGGVSTGVPAASTGSLAAGLTGTSNMTASVSQVAQAVTGMDDGGAETNKNAALGMFSVEVLGFGD; from the coding sequence ATGTCTCATAAAACGCCGCTGATCTTATTAAAACCGGTAGAAAATCTATTCAGATTAAAGCCGCTGGTTGCGTATATGCGGGTGGTGATTGCCGGTGGCTTGTTTGCCGGTGTGGTTGTGCCAACGCATGCCGAGTTACCGGTCCCCGTTGTGGCTGGCGGCTTTGTCAGTTCTGGTAGTGCCACCAATACGATTATCGGTAACACCCTGCGTATTGATCAGCAAAGCGATAAAGCCATTCTTAACTGGCAGAGTTTTAATGTTGGCAAAGAAAATACCGTTCAATTTGTTCAGCCAGGTAGTTCATCGATTGCCTTGAATCGTATTAATCAAGCGGATCCCAGTCAAATTTTTGGTCAGATAATTGCCAATGGCCAGGTTTATTTATATAACCAAAATGGTTTTGTGTTCGGCAAGGATTCGGTGGTCAATACGAATAGTCTGCTGGCCAGCACTTTAAATATTACTGATGAGGCATTTAATCAGGGTATTACCCGTGTATTCGATGACAATAACGGTGAGGCCGCACTGGCCATTGAACCAATGAAATCCGGTGCCACGATGGACCCAAAAACCGCCAGAATTCTAATTGAAGCCGGGGCTAAAATTCATACCGATAAATCAGGTCGAATCATCATTGTTGCTCCCACAATAGATAATAAAGGTTCATTGTCCAGTGATAACCAGGGGCAAATTATTCTGGCGGCCAGTCAGGATAAGGTTTATTTGCAGGCAGCCAGTACGGATAGTCCTTTTGCAGGATTGGTCGTAGAAGTTGATACCGGTGGTACCGTGACCAACGCCGGTGATATTTTAGCCAAACAGGGAAATATTACCATGGCGGGTTTTGCTGTCAACCAGCAAGGCCGATTGAGCGCGACTACCTCAGTTAATGTGAATGGTTCCATACGACTGTTGGCACAAGAGGGGCATGGCAAGCTGGGCGACCAATTGATCTCTACCAGCACTACTCGTGGAGCGGCTCTGGATGATGGGCTAGGTACCAAGGCAACAGTCACTTTTGCCCCCGGCAGTGTAACTCAGGTAATTGCTGATGCAAATGGTGGTACAGCTATTGACGAACAACTTCAACCCGAGTCCTATTTGGAGGTTTCTGCTAATACAGTGAATTTGCAATCAGGTTCAGCCATTAAAGTTACTGGTGGAAAAGTTGATATAACAGCCACTGATAATTTGGCAGATCCTACGCTGGGACATAGCGGTCGTATCTATGTTGAAAGCGGGGCTCTTATTGATGTTTCCGGTACAAAAGGCGTGGTCGCACCGATGGCACGTAATGTCGGCCAAGTTTCAGTGCAAAGTTATGAACTACGTGATGCGCCATTACAACGAACCGGCGTCTTAAAAGGTGAAACCATCAATGTTGATCTTCGCAAGCCGACGAGTATTGTCGATATTAGCGGAGCATTAGCCCGTATAACTCGTGGTATTGATGAGCGATTGGGAATAGGCGGTCAAATTAATTTAACGGCTAGTGGCGATGTTATTATTAATGACGGTGCTAATATCGACATTTCAGGTGGTTCAGTTATCTATCAGGATGGTTATATTAATACCACCAAGCTGATGAACGATTTTGGCGGTATTGTTGATATTAGTGATGCTGATCCGAATGAGCATTACCAAGCAATTTTTGGCGTAGTGACAGAAAATCACCAGAAATGGGGTGTCACTACTGTCTATAATATTCTTGACCAATTTGGACCTGGCTTGTTTCAGAAGGGCTATGTAGAGGGTAAGGATGCCGGGGCGATCAATATTAAAGCTCCGCTAATGACATGGAATGGTAACTTAAGTGCAGGAACCAGTATCAGCGAGGTTCAGCGATCAATTGCTAATATGCCGGTTGGCGGAACCTTTGCCGTAGATTTATCAGTCTTTCAGTCGTTGCAGAATGTGCTTTTTCAGACAGACAAAAATAATCTGCAAATTGCACTCAACGACAAATTTCCTAAACAAACCAACAATAAGCCGATTGATCTTGTTTTGACAGAGGCTTTGTTTAAGGGAACTGGCGTCGCAAACGTTTCTGTGAAAAGCTGGGGTAATTCGACGTTAAGTGCTGGCGCATCCATTGAAATGACTCCCGGTGGAACAATTTCCCTTGAAGCAAGCAGTATTAATATAGACGGAACTATTAAAGCTGCTGGTGGAACAATCAATCTTACAGCGGCGACCAATGATTTAATCAACCTAGTAACTGCTACCAATGATGTATTGCTTAAACCAGGGCTGGTAACTATTGCCGAAAAGGCAGTTCTGGATGTGTCTGGTGCCTGGGTTAATGATTTTCAGCAAGGGTTAAATGCTACGCCTACCGATCTACTAACCATTGATGGTGGAAAAATAACGATAAAAGCTGGCGGTGATTTGCTGGCAGATGTTGGATCAGTTATGCGTGCTGATGGCGGAGGTTGGTTAAACTCAGTAGGGAAATTAGCACCGGGTGACGGTGGTGCAATCAATTTAGCGGCAGTGGGTTCAAGTGGCACACCCTCTATGCTACGCATTAATAGTGACTTATCTGCTTATGGCTTGACCAAGAGTGGAGAACTGTCTTTAAGTAGCGACAAGATTATTGTTGGCACGGCAAATAGTGCTACAGATGACGTTAAACATGCTTTGGTTTTGGGGGTTAGCAACAATAATTTTAATCTTTTGCCTGATATGGGGTTTAGTGCGGTCAATTTAGATGCCAATACCGGCGACCTTAAGGTTAAAGGTGATGCGGCATTAGATCTTAAGACTAAAAACCTTGAGTTGAAAGATGGCTTTAGAGGTATGAAAACCGGCAGTTCAATTCGTGATTTTACTGATATTGTATTATTACCAGAAAACTTACGTAGCCCTCTAAGTTTAACTTTGGCGGGGACTACGGGGGTATCTGTGGAATCCGGAAGTTCAATTGTTGCTGATAAAGGCTCAACGATTGGTCTTCAAGTAACGTCGGGTAGTATATTTGTCGATGGCGTGATTAAAACCGCCGGAGGTAATATTAATCTTAATATTGATACCGCACCTCAGCTTGAATATGATGCAACTCAAGCGATATGGCTGGGTAAAAATGCCTGGCTTTCCGTTACAGGCGATACCCGCTTGAATCCTGTTGATGTATTGGGTCGTCGTACAGGAACCGTAATGGATGGCGGTAAAATAACGCTTGATGGAACACGTGGTTATGTGATTCTGGAGCATGGATCATTGATTGATGTTTCAGGCACGCAGAGAGTGCTCGATATACAACAAGCCGATGCCTCTGGTTTTAGTAATAATTATATGGCAACCCCGATTGCTTCCAATGCCGGTACTGTAAGCATTAAAGCGGCAGAAGGCATTGTTCTGGACGGCACTATTCAAGGTTTTGGGGGTTCAGCAACCACTCACGGAGCCCGTCTTGATGTCGCCATGGATAGATCATCTCGTAGCCCTCTTGCTGGTGCTACAAATTTTCCGGATGGCTCGTTTGATTTTACTATTGTCCAGACTGGTCAATCAACACTGGATAAAAGTGTGAAGTTTGGCGATGTAATTCCTGTTGCACTTAACGGACAGGCAATAATCAGTGCCGATAAAATTGCGCAAGGCGGAATTTCTGATTTCCGGTTAATTAGTTCTATAAAGAATACTACGCCTGTTAAAGTAAGCTTCCTGGGTGACGTTAATCTGACGACCAACGAACGGATCAGTATCGATGCGCAAAGATTGGAATGGGCTAACGACAAAACTTCCGGTACGGTCAATCTTAATACGGCTTATTTAACAATAGGCTCATCGTTAAGTCGCGAAGTCCTTGATTTACCAACGACAGGAGCCGGTAAATTAACGGCAAATACGCAGTGGACAGAATTATTCGGAGCTACGCGTTGGGATGCGTTTAGTGACATTACGCTGAAGAGTACTCATGATTTACGGGCTGTTGGGGTGCGTAATGGCGAGCAACGAGATTTTCTGGGAGCTTTGGTTACAGCCGCTAATTTAAATTTACAGGCGAGTCAGATTTACCCATCAACTTTAAGCAGTTTTACTTTTGCCATCAAGAATAATCCGACAGGTGACATTTCCATAACTGGCATCAATACAGATGCTTCGCCATTGTCTGCTGGTGGAGCGCTAAACTTTACAGCGCCATTTATTAATCAGAAAGGAGTCATTAAAGCCCCTTTAGGTACCATAAATTTAACGGCTACTAAACAGTTAACGTTAGGCGAAGGAAGTTTAACTTCCGTTTCGGCAGCCAATTTATTAATTCCTTTTGGGGTGGCAGCCGGTGGACTTGATTGGCTATATCCACTGGATAGCAGCAGAAATTTGCTTAAAAACACGCCACCAGAAAAACAGGTGATCTTAAATGCGCCTGACATCAATCTAACAAAAGGCAGTGTGATCGATATTTCTGGTGGTGGTGATTTGCAAGCTTATGAATTTCAGCCGGGTGCGGGCGGTTCTTATGATTATCTACAACCTGGCAGTGCATCTTACCAAGGCGGCTTTGCAATTATGCCATCGCTTGGGACACAAATCGCACCCTTTGATCAATACGAAAGTGTCGGCACAGCTGCTTTTGCGCCGGGCAGCACCATTTATCTAAACGGGAGTAGTCAATTAGCGGCAGGACAATATACTATTTTACCTGCTCATTATGCCTTGTTACCCGGTGCATTCTTGATTACACCTCAGGCTAATTCACAGGATCGTAGTTTTGCTTCATATACCAAAGATGGTCTGCCGATTGTGTCTGGTTATCAAATGCTGGCTGGGACATCCGTTCAAGATTCACGTACCAGTGCTTATAAAATAGAAACATCTGCTCAAGTTAAAATACAATCTCAATACGATATACAAACGGCTAACAACTTCGCTGAGCAATATGCACTGAGAAATGAAACCAGTGTGCCGTTGTTACCTATGGATAGTGGACAAATTTCAATTGTCGCGCAAACCAAGTTGCTATTGGACGGTACTATTAAATCAGCAGCACCAGGTGGTCGAGGTGCCAGAATGGATATTGCTGCGGATAATATTGAAGTTGTCACCAGTCTGGATTCAATAAATACTCAGGGTACGCTTCAGATTTTGGATAGTGCCTTGAACAATCTCAAGGTTGATAGTTTATTGTTGGGTGGAGCACGTAAAAGAAATGTCGACGGTTCGACTGATGTGAGTGTTACTGCAAACATGGTTAGTTTCGATAGCGGTACCCAATTAATGGTTACTGATCTGATTGCCGCTGCAAAACAAAAAGTCGAAGTTAAAACCGGAGCAACACTGGAAGCCAAGGGTAGTGTTAATGCCGGTGATTCCATTGTTAATATTATCAATGTAACCGGTACAACGCCCGATACCTATAATGACGGTGCCTTTTTAAGGCTGTCGGCAGATAAGCAAATTATCTTAAATCGTGCTTCAATAACGGGTAATAATGGCGAATTGGTGATAGAAAGCGGTGCCACATTGAAGGCATCCAAATCAATGCTGTTGGATGCCAGTCAATCGTCCAGGCTGGAGGGTGATATTTTAATGAACGGCGGTTCGTTAAACTTGGGTGCCAACGCTATTAACTTGGGCGATGTGGCAGGATTTACCGGTAATGCTTTAAATTTGAGTAACCAGAAATTATTAAATTTATCTGTCGATGAACTGATTTTAAACAGTCGGGGTACTATCGGTTTCCATGGTAATGTTGGTCAGGTTGATGCGCCTATAAAATTCGATCGGCTGGTTATTAATGCTGCCGGATTTTCGGGTTTCGGCAGTAGTGGTCAGGCGGTCAGCTTGGAAGCTAATGACCTGGTATTGGCAAATCCGTTCAGCGTTATTGCAACGACCACAGGTAACGGGTTGGGTGGCCTGGATTTATTGGCAACTAATTTTACTCAGGGAGCGGGAACCTTTGCAGTTAACGGCTTTAACACTGTAAATGTAAATGCGAAAAACGGCTTTATCACTAATGGCAATAGCGGTTTGACAGTTGCCTCAGATTTAAATTTAAACGCCGGATACTTAACGGCCACCAGTGGCTCCAGTTTTAAACTGGATGCCAGCGGGCATAACCTCAATGTCAATGGTAATGGTAGTGCAATCAGTGCAGTATCTCCCGGTTATGGTGGGGCAATGGAGTTTATTGCTGATACTATCGCTTTCGATGCCAATGCGTTATTACCTTCGGGTAAGTTAAATCTACATGCTTTGGTTGGAAATATGGCTGTCGGTTCGGCTGCAAATATTGATCTGGCCGGGCGGGCGGTGATTTTTGCCGATACGATTGATTACACTCCCGGCGGTACATTTACTGCCATTGCCGATAACGGCGCAGTAACGCTGGCTTCGGGATCGAAACTGGATGTCAGCACGGGTGGCGGTTCGGCGACGGGCGGCAATCTGGTTCTTAAGGCTCCCAAGCAGACCGTTACCTTGGCTGGGCAAATCAAGGCCAGCGGCGGTAGTGCAGAATTTGATGTATCTACTTTTAGCGGTTCATCCAATTTTGACAGTCTGATGGGCGTTCTCAATAATGCCGGTATAGACAGTTCAATTTATTTCCATAGCCGCGATGCTGACATCGTGCAAACGGCAACTAATATAATCAACGCTAATAATGTAACGTTGGTCGCTGATAAAGGAGCTGTTGATCTATTCGGACAGACTCATGTTAATGGTGTCGATCAGGGCGGTAAAATTAGTGTTTATGCGGGCGGTAAAATCACCTTGGAAAACGGCAGTCAACTGACGGCAACCGGTGCCAAGGGTGGCAAAGTCTTACTTTCCTCGGTTGATGGTGATGGTACAGGCACCCGGGATGGTATCGAGTTGAAAGACGGTTCGCTGATTGATGTCAGCGGAGCGACTGTCGGCGGAGATGTTACTTTACGCGCCTTGAGAGTGGGTAACGATATTAATATTCAACCCATTGCCGGTACGGTCAAGGGAGCGGCCAGATTTTATGCGGAAGGCGTTAAAAAGTACAGTAACGCTGACTTGAATAGTGATGGGCAAATCAATGCCAATGATATCGCCAATATTCAAAATGACACAGCTGTCTATATGACAAATATGGATAATGTCGCGACAAGACTGGGTCATGGTATAAGTCTGACTCCGGGAGTTGAAATCGACTATACCGGTGCACTGGCTCTAAGCGATAAATGGGATCTGGTTGATTGGCGTTATAACAGCAATGCAGGCAATCTGGTTATCAGGGCATCTGAGGGGTTAACGATGAGTCAGTCATTAACCGATGGCTTTAAGGATCAATCTATTTTTTATGACAAGGATTGGTTTGGGTCAATGAGGACATTTGAAATACCTATAGCTGATAAATTACAGTCAGGTAATTCATGGTCTTATACTTTGGTTTCCGGTGCCGATTTATCGACCGCTGACAATCAAGTCGCGCCATACAAGAATGATTTGGTCATAGGTTCAGGTGCCACGGTTCGAACCGGGAGCGGTGATATGAAGCTTATTGCAGGGCGCGATATTACCTTTACTGATGGTTCTTCTACCGTGTACAACGGGGGTAAGCCGACAGATAAAGATCCTTACGGTTCTTTGACAAGCAATTTTTTGGATAGCTTCCTGTATGCCGAGTTTCCTGTGGCTGGTGGCGATCTGTCATTAGTTGCAGGAGGCAATATCAACGGTACTAGCGGTACCCAAGGCAGTAGTTATTTTAATGATTGGTTGTTGCGCACCGGTAATACTTTGTTAGAAAACGGTCCTACAGTTTGGGGCGTTGCCTTGGGTTATCGCCCAGAGGTCTATAGTCAATCACCTTTCCAACAGAATATAGGGTCTTTCGGCGGAGGTAATGTTTTGATTCAAGCAAAGGGTAATATCAGTAACCTTGATGTGATGATGCCGACTACCGGTAAGCAAACAGGCACAATTTGTACGGTTAATTGTAGTAGTGAAGCGTCTTTTATTACGAATCAAGTTGAAATTAATGGCGGGGGTAATATGCAGGTTAAAGCCGGTGGCGATATTGCCGGTGGCACTTATTATCTGGGTAAAGGAGCAGGCCTGATTTCAGCGGATGGATCCGTGACAGGGGGTAGTCAGTTTACTAAAGGCCCACAACTATTAACGGGAGATACTCAATTTTCTGTTTATGCGGGTAAAGATGTTAATTTGACCGGTGTGTCTGACTCCATGATTTTGGGTAATAGCGATGTTAACTTTTTCAGTTATACCGATGCCAGCGCTTTGACGGTTAAATCGCTTACGGGTAGTGTCAACTTGAATTCAGATGCTACTGTAATAAGTAATTTATATGGATTTTCGAGTGATACGCAAAGTTTGGCGCAAATTTATCCAGGGTCTTTGTATGTGAGTGCATTTAGCGGCAACATTGATTTAAAGCAAAATATAGTGTTATTCCCGTCAGCAACTGGACAATTGAACCTGCTGGCTGAGCAGAATATTACTTCAATGCTCGGAATTGCCTTGGGTATGTCTGACGGGAATAAATCATTATTACCCGATGCCTATACGTTAATGGCAAGCGGCAGTGCCGCAACTTTAATGGTAAACCGTATTTATCCATTTGCTGTTTATCCAGAAAATTTAAATCATGCAACTATACCAATACATACGGGAGATCAAGAGCCTGTCAGGGTGATTACCCGATCAGGTGATATTGAAAACATCAACTTTAATTTGGCAAAAAAATCACTAATTAAAGCAGGTCGGGATATTAAAAATCTTACCTTGGCGATACAGAATATAAGTCCATCTGATGTTTCACTGTTGGAAGCTGGACGTGATATTACTTATACCAGTGGACGAAATCCGACTACCGGCGGGCTGCTGGCTAACGATGCAAAAGTCGAATTTTCAGGTCCCGGAGAAGTTTTGGTCAAGTCAGGACGTAATATTGATTTGGGTGCGTCAGGTGGATTGTCTACCGTAGGTAACGTTTATAACTCCAATCTGGCTAATAAGGGCGCTAATCTTACGGTCATCGCAGGAGCTAATAGTCAGGTAAATTATGCCGGGTTTATTAATACTTATCTTAAAGATAGTGCTAAATACAAAGTCGCTTTCGATAAGGCGAGCACCCTGATTACCGGATTTATGCGTGAACGCTTAAACCAACCCATATTGAGTGATGTCGATGCACTAAAAGCATTTACTGTATTGACTGAAGATCAGTATGTTGCCATTCAGCCGCAATTATCCGCACTGGTTTTGCCGGTCATGTTTAATGAGGTCAATTTATCAGGGAGCGCTGCAGCAGCAGCTACATCAGATTCAGCCAAGAAAGCTTTTTATGAGTCGGGTACTGCGGCAATTAATGCCCTGTTTCCGGATAGTAACTGGAAGGGTGATTTGAGTTTGTTTTTCAGTAAAATACAAACCGTAGATGGTGGTGATATTAACTTATTGGTACCCGGTGGGCAGATTAATGCCGGTCTGGCGGTTTCTTTTACCGGAGCCAAGCCTTCTTCTGAGCTGGGTATAGTGGTTCAGCGAGAAGGCAATATTAATGCAGTGGTAAATAATGACTTTTTGGTTAACACGTCGCGGGTATTTGCTCTGGATGGCGGCGATATTCAGATCTGGTCATCAACGGGTAATATTGATGCCGGTAAAGGGGCCAAGTCGGCGATTGCTGCGCCGCCACCGAAAATCAGTTTTGATACGAATGGTAATTTGGTTATTGAATTTCCGGCTATTGTTTCAGGTAGTGGTATCCGTACAGCAGCCAGTTCGAGTGGTGCAATTCCAGGCAACGTTAGTTTATTTGCACCGATAGGTGTGGTTAATGCCGGTGAAGCAGGTATCGGTGGCACTAACGTAACTATTTCCGCAACTGCCGTTTTAGGAGCCAACAATATTCAGGTTGGCGGCGTCAGTACTGGTGTGCCGGCTGCCTCAACCGGTAGTTTGGCAGCAGGTTTGACTGGAACCAGTAATATGACGGCTAGTGTTAGTCAAGTAGCACAAGCGGTAACCGGAATGGATGATGGTGGCGCAGAAACCAACAAAAATGCAGCGTTGGGCATGTTTAGTGTCGAGGTGCTGGGTTTTGGTGACTGA